TTCCTCGCCGAGCCACGCACCTATGGCCTGACGCTGCGCTCGCGGTTCTGAGCTAGCGCGTAGAACGAAAAGCGGCCCGTCCCTCTGATCGAGGGGCGGGTTGTTTCGGTTCGGCGTCTGCAAGCGCGCGATCGGCGATTGAGACCAACGATACCGGCCCGTGGGACACTCGCCCTTGGGTGTTCCTGTTCGAATAAGACGAACAACTCGCGTGTGGATTTCCACAAGGGCAACCGGGGAAAGCGTCGCGCGCGACTATCTCGCGACGCTTCCCACTTTCGACCACGAGCAGATGGCGAAGGCGATGTGGTCGACCGCAAACGCCGCGGTCCCGGTGTGGACGAAGGGCGGTTAGCGCCGGAACCAATCTCCGACGGTCGCTCCACTCCCAATTGCGGACATCGAGTCGGCCGCCTGCTTGTCCAAAACCCGGCAGTAAAAAGCGCGACCCTCAGTCGCATGCGCCGCCAGAGTTTAGAGCACCGCCTCGATATACTGCGACAGAAGTGGGTCGTGCTGAAATCGATCGGCGTGGCTGTCCAGATAACCAAGCTGCGATGAGGGTTCTTTGTACGTCGAATGTCGTACGTCGCTGAAGCCCGCCGCCCGAACCGCCTTCAACATTTCCGCTCGCGAATACAGATACTGGTGGCCATGCCCATAGAAGCTGCCGTTGACCACATCGCACGGTACCGTGCCATCGAGCACGCCTGCACTCAGCCAGTCGAGATCAGGCGTTGCAATCCGCAGGACGCCGCCCGGCTTCAACACCCGTGCACATTCGCGGAGCATTATGGCCGCGTCTGCCTTGGAAATGTGCTCGATAAATTCCTCGGTGAAGACGTAATCTATTGATGCGTCGGCGAACGGCAACTTTGTTGCTAACCCGGATTATTCATCGGGAGCGATAATCGGTGGTGGCGATCGTGGTCTAAGTCTTTGGTTTGGAGTAGAGAAAGGGTGCTTACGCCATCCCTCTGCTCCAGACAGAAAGTGCCACGACCGCCATGGCCGACGATAGTGGGTTCTCCTTCACCTTCCCAGCCATTCGTGGTCGAAAAATCACCGCCGCGTTCGACGGCGGTCGGCTGACGTCGGACGGCGGCGTGCTACTGCTCGCACAGGCCGAGCGGCGGTTGGGGATCGCGGATCGGCTCGCCGCCTGCATCGCTGATCCGCGCGATCAGGGTCGGGTGATCCACCGGGTCGCCGACATCTTGCGCGCC
Above is a genomic segment from Sphingomonas sp. HMP6 containing:
- a CDS encoding methyltransferase domain-containing protein, producing MPFADASIDYVFTEEFIEHISKADAAIMLRECARVLKPGGVLRIATPDLDWLSAGVLDGTVPCDVVNGSFYGHGHQYLYSRAEMLKAVRAAGFSDVRHSTYKEPSSQLGYLDSHADRFQHDPLLSQYIEAVL